A stretch of Komagataella phaffii GS115 chromosome 2, complete sequence DNA encodes these proteins:
- a CDS encoding Kinetochore checkpoint WD40 repeat protein, which translates to MSTQKPVGILTSTNINDAGTPSHVVASKINGDLLLYQIEDMDTPSNQITLDTGVLSSCWHPTSNTKAYTGHLDGNILEIDIEKSIANLTNSSHMLGVRKLIFLDENQILSGSWDKSLALTDIRSPLNHKYRVGLPGKVLAMDSSFNGYETVVSMTDRIIHVYDKRDFSKPVNVRESGLRYQVRDLKILPNRKGYATCSIEGKASIEYFSEHDLHLNYAFKCHRTPQEEADLVSPVNCIQFDEKERLFTGGSDCRICEWDYHQKKRLKQFSKEPWSVLTMSIREKYLVYGVSDDGYKNMVSERRQYSVEGSLVGLKILE; encoded by the coding sequence ATGAGTACCCAGAAGCCAGTTGGAATTCTAACGTCGACTAACATCAATGATGCTGGAACTCCGTCTCATGTCGTTGCGTCAAAAATAAATGGGGATCTCTTGCTCTATCAGATTGAAGACATGGACACACCTTCCAACCAAATCACGCTGGATACTGGTGTATTATCGTCTTGTTGGCATCCGACCTCCAACACGAAGGCCTACACGGGACATCTAGATGGAAATATATTGGAAATTGACATTGAAAAGTCGATTGCCAATCTAACAAACTCCTCACACATGTTGGGTGTTCGAAAACTGATTTTTCTAGATGAGAATCAGATCTTAAGTGGATCCTGGGATAAATCGTTGGCATTGACAGATATACGCTCTCCGCTCAATCACAAATACCGTGTTGGATTACCAGGGAAGGTGCTTGCTATGGATTCCAGCTTCAATGGCTACGAAACTGTTGTTTCAATGACAGATAGAATTATTCATGTCTATGACAAAAGGGATTTCTCCAAACCAGTTAACGTAAGAGAAAGCGGATTGAGGTACCAAGTCCGGGATCTAAAAATTCTACCCAACAGGAAAGGCTATGCTACTTGTTCTATTGAAGGAAAGGCTTCTATTGAGTATTTTTCAGAACACGATCTCCATCTAAACTACGCATTCAAATGTCACAGAACCCCCCAGGAAGAAGCAGATCTTGTATCACCGGTTAATTGCATTCAATTcgatgaaaaagaaaggcTATTCACTGGAGGATCTGACTGTAGAATATGTGAATGGGAttatcatcaaaagaaaagactAAAGCAGTTTTCGAAGGAACCATGGTCAGTGCTGACGATGAGCATCAGGGAAAAGTATCTGGTTTATGGAGTGAGTGATGATGGGTACAAAAACATGGTTTCTGAACGCAGACAGTACTCCGTTGAGGGATCCTTGGTTGGACTTAAGATCTTAGAGTAG
- a CDS encoding Nuclear protein that contains a SET-domain, translating into MTDNFQTITEAYKKWLEANLELAGNVKIEDLRDQNEGRGVVATRDINEDEVLFSISKDNVLNIQTSSLANVKDNNGVILKRLNHWEGLILCLAYERSLGELSRWKGYLDTLPTSFNNLIFWNEQDLNSLKPSLILDRIGSAEAEAMYDKLFPKVVAELGVSEELKDVNLKEFHKIASTIMSYSFDVEGEGDDQDEEEGEEGEEEGEDAEQEEEEKENHDNYNEAEDENTEKNQSENESESGDEAFEFDDHILKSMVPFADTLNADTNLCNANLTYQSENLVMKAIKPIKKGEQVYNTYGNHPNSEILRRYGYVEWTGSKFDFGEIRLSLIENYFISTYSVEKESLKLIVKIIADSEYLLHLTGEDGSIVVESYDFYKDGEILPEFLMLVTLLTSICLCKAEDLKWFKKTIRISKRNPTGSELSRFINRTSKKCYQLLEQNIITESVKENIGRILDLRLKEYPDEIKELVGQELVVPKKKNREAMAETVLVCEYKALWACKDEGLKSFKVIQDEKLIKNIMKRKLEEEEGSKRNKRIKG; encoded by the coding sequence ATGACAGACAACTTTCAAACGATCACTGAAGCGTATAAAAAATGGCTGGAAGCTAATTTGGAGCTTGCTGGAAATGTGAAAATAGAAGATTTAAGGGATCAAAATGAGGGAAGAGGTGTTGTAGCCACGAGGGATATTAATGAGGATGAAGTATTGTTCAGTATCTCCAAAGACAATGTCCTAAATATTCAAACTAGTAGTTTAGCCAATGTGAAAGACAATAATGGCGTTATTTTGAAGCGTTTGAATCATTGGGAAGGCTTGATTTTATGCCTGGCGTACGAAAGATCTTTGGGTGAATTATCTAGATGGAAAGGCTATTTGGATACTCTGCCTACttctttcaacaacttAATATTTTGGAATGAGCAAGATTTGAATTCGTTGAAACCGTCACTAATTTTGGACAGAATTGGTTCTGCAGAGGCCGAAGCTATGTATGATAAATTATTTCCAAAGGTGGTAGCAGAACTGGGTGTGAGTGAGGAATTGAAGGATGTAaatttgaaggaatttcACAAGATTGCCAGTACGATAATGTCTTATTCTTTTGATGTAGAGGGGGAAGGCGATGAtcaggatgaagaagaaggtgaagagGGGGAAGAGGAAGGGGAAGATGCAGAacaagaggaagaggaaaaagagaaccATGACAACTATAACGAGGcagaagatgaaaacaCAGAAAAGAATCAGAGTGAAAATGAGAGTGAAAGTGGAGATGAAGCgtttgaatttgatgacCACATTCTTAAATCAATGGTTCCATTTGCCGATACACTTAATGCAGATACTAATCTCTGCAATGCTAATTTAACCTACCAATCAGAGAACCTTGTCATGAAAGCTATTAAACCAATTAAGAAAGGAGAACAAGTTTACAACACTTATGGAAACCACCCCAATTCTGAAATTCTTAGACGATACGGTTATGTGGAATGGACTGGATCAaagtttgattttggagaaatcaGGCTTTCGTTGATTGAAAACTATTTCATCTCTACGTATTCGGTCGAGAAGGAGTCTCTCAAATTGATTGTCAAAATTATTGCTGACAGTGAATATCTGTTACATCTTACTGGAGAAGATGGATCCATTGTGGTTGAAAGTTATGATTTTTACAAAGACGGTGAGATTTTGCCAGAATTTTTAATGTTAGTCACTCTGCTGACCTCAATATGTCTTTGTAAGGCAGAGGATTTGAAATGGTTCAAGAAGACTATTCGCATTTCTAAAAGAAATCCTACAGGAAGTGAATTGAGCAGATTCATTAACAGAACTAGCAAGAAGTGCTATCAACTCCTGGAGCAAAACATCATCACTGAATCAGTCAAAGAGAACATCGGCAGAATACTTGATCTTCGTCTGAAAGAGTATCCTGATGAGATTAAAGAACTGGTGGGGCAGGAACTTGTTGTTCCtaaaaagaagaacagagAAGCTATGGCAGAGACGGTTTTAGTTTGTGAATACAAAGCGTTATGGGCTTGTAAAGATGAAGGGTTAAAgtccttcaaagtcatTCAGGATGAGAAACTCATAAAGAATATCATGAagagaaaacttgaagaagaggaagggtcaaagagaaacaaacGGATAAAAGGTTAG